The Solibacillus sp. FSL R7-0682 genome includes a window with the following:
- a CDS encoding DUF2087 domain-containing protein, producing the protein MDYENLSIQQLMQGYYDKEGLLHCLFCTTNYYEHEVFPVEGKFLNALGMMEVHLTDAHQSPFHALLQQDKKITGLSDVQMEMLGHFYAGESDQQIVRDSSVNSVSTVRQHRFKLREKERQAKVFLALMQLLKEPQNYQIHKGAKQVDERYAIEEQEREKILKTYFKKGLGGSIEIIPSKEKKKIVILQHIIKRFDEQKNYTEKEVNEILKGVHDDFVSLRRNLIEYGFMLRSDDGANYWVK; encoded by the coding sequence GTGGATTATGAAAATTTATCTATCCAACAGTTAATGCAAGGTTATTATGATAAAGAAGGATTGCTACACTGCTTATTTTGCACAACCAACTATTATGAACATGAAGTATTTCCAGTTGAAGGAAAATTTTTGAATGCACTAGGAATGATGGAAGTACATTTAACAGATGCTCATCAATCACCATTTCACGCATTATTACAGCAAGATAAAAAAATAACGGGATTAAGTGATGTCCAAATGGAAATGTTGGGTCATTTTTATGCGGGAGAAAGCGATCAGCAAATTGTCCGCGATAGCAGTGTCAATAGTGTTTCTACTGTTCGTCAGCACCGTTTCAAGCTACGTGAAAAAGAGCGCCAAGCTAAAGTGTTTTTAGCATTAATGCAGTTATTAAAAGAGCCACAAAACTATCAAATTCATAAGGGGGCAAAGCAAGTGGATGAACGTTATGCAATTGAAGAACAAGAACGGGAAAAGATATTAAAAACATATTTTAAAAAAGGGTTAGGTGGTAGTATCGAAATCATTCCGAGCAAGGAAAAGAAGAAAATTGTTATTTTACAGCACATTATAAAAAGATTTGATGAGCAAAAAAATTATACAGAAAAAGAAGTAAATGAAATATTAAAAGGTGTTCATGACGATTTTGTATC